Within Candidatus Beckwithbacteria bacterium, the genomic segment GTTGTTGATATGATCTTTGTAAGCCCTACAATTAAGGTACTTGATCATTATTGTCTGCAAGTTGATATTTCTGATCATTTACCACTAGTGGCCGAACTGGAGATATGAAAAACAAACAAATTATTATTAATAATCTACTGATTAGTTATTTTGAACAAAATGGTTTTAAAAAACCGGTGTTAGTTTTTTTACATGGTTGGCGGAGCAATAAAGAAAATTGGTTGTCGCTTCTTAAAGAGTTGAAAGATTATTCTACTTATGTTTTGGATTTACCTGGTTTTGGAGCTTCACAGACTCAAGGTAAAACTTTTAGCTTAGATGAGTATAGTAAAATAGTTGAACAATTTATTGAAAAACTTAAATTACAAAACGTGATTTTAGTAGGTCATTCTTTTGGAGGAGCTATAGCTACTAAACTAGTTTTAAAATCAAAGCTGATTAGTAAATTGATTCTTATCGACAGCTCTGGCTTAAGAAGCAAAACTGCTAAAAAAACTGTTTTAAAATCAGTTTCAAAACTAGCTAAACCTTTGTTTACGCTACCTTTTATGAAACCGCTGCGCACACAAATATATGAAAAATTAGGTTGGGATGATTATCTGGCTACTCCAAAACTTCGGCAAAGCTATTTAGCTATTATTAAAGAAGATCTGAAACCAATGCTTCAATTAATCAAACAGCCAACTTTGCTTATTTGGGGTGAAAATGATCAGGATACACCTACAACTGATGCTAATATTTTTAGGAAAAGCATAAGTAAAAGTGATCTTAAAATCGTCAAAGATGCAGGTCATTACAGCTTTTTAGACCAACCACAAGTAGTTGCTCAATTTATACAAAATTTTATAGACTAAGATATGGTTTTATATCCCTGGCAATACCTCAAAAAACAGCTTTATTTCCTACAACTGGAGAACTATGACTTGAAACGTTTCTGGAAAGTCCTTAAGCATCAGGATCTGGAAAGTGTTGAGCCTTTTAGGCAAGAACTGGTTTGGACTTGGAAACTTAGAATTGTTTTTAGTCTCAGTTTTATCTTATATCTAGTTTTTATTCTGTTCTCCAGTTGGAACTTATACATACTGACTAATATTACTTTATTGGCAGGTTTATTATTTCTAACGCTTATCTATGTTTTACCAGCTTTATTTGTCTATCTTCTGATTTTAAGCGTGCTCTTGCTAACCCCTTTTGATCAACTAGCTAAATATATCATTATTACCAAAGCCAAGCTAAAATTAAAAAGCTTTGACAAACTTACTATCATTGGTATTACCGGCAGCTATGGAAAAACCACTTTAAAAGAAGTTTTATTTACTATTTTGAGTAATAATTTTAATACCGTGAAAACAGTGGATAATAAAAATACTCCTTTAGGCATTGCTGCTCAAATTCAAAAACAAATTACAAAAAATACCCGAATATTCATCGTTGAAATGGGAGCTTACTATCAAGGAGATATTAGAGCTATTTGTAAATTGACTCCACCCGACATTGCTTTACTAACAGGTATCAATGAAGCTCATTTGGAACGCTTTGGCTCTTTGCAAAAAACCATTGCAACAAAATTTGAGCTGATTGAAACCACTAACCCTGAAGGTATGGTTATCCTCAATGCTGATAACCAACTGGTTAAAGATAATTATCCCGGTTATATTGGTAAACATTCAGTACAATTTTACAGTTTTAAAAATGATCCCTTAGCTACACTGATTATTAAAAATCGCAAATTTTCAGATACTAAGCTTGAGTGGAGTTTTGAGCTATGGCAAGGTAAAAAAAAGATAGGCGCATTTACTACCAAGCTTCTTGGCGAATACAGTCTAGCCACCATTAGCGCTGCAGTTTTAGTTGCTTTAGATTTGGGCATTGAACCTGAAGCAATAGCAAAGTCCATAGCTAAACTCGAACCCATTCCTCATCGATTGCAACCAATTGCTAATCCCAATGGTATTGTCGTGATTGATGATAGCTACAATGGCAATTCTGAGGGCGCAGCTGAAGCCATTAAACTTTTAGCTAAATTTGCTAAACGCCGTAAAATATATATTACTCCTGGCTTAGTGGAAACTGGTGAACAAGCCGAGTCAGTTCATTTTGATATTGGCGCTAAACTAGCTACAACGGCTGATTTAGTAATTTTAGTGAAAAATAGCGTTACGCCTTTTATAGCTAAAGGATTGGAGCAACATGGTTTTAAAAAGAATCAGATTATCTGGTTTGATAGCGCTAGCCAAGCTCATGAAGGCTTGGGTGGCATTTTGAAAAAAGGTGATGTAGTATTGTTTCAAAATGATTGGCCGGATAATTATTATTAATTTAATTACAACAGTATGACTATTGGCGTTTTCTTTGGCGGGCAAAGCCCAGAACATGATATTTCTATTATTACTGGCCAGCTAGTAATTGCTGGGCTTAAAAAACTTGGCCATCAAGTCATATCGGTTTATATCAGCAAACAAGGAGAATGGCTGGTTGATGATAAGTTGGGTAACCTTAAAACCTTTCAAAATCCAGATAAACTAGATAGCAAATTTTTTACTCAATATGCGCCATTTTTTAATCCCACCTCTAAAAAACTGGAGCTTATCAAAAAAGGCATGTTTGGTAAATCAATTACTCTGGACGTAGCTTTTCCCACGTTTCATGGCCAAAATGGTGAAGATGGTACTATTCAAGGTTTGTTTGAACTAGCTAATGTGCCATATGTAGGCTGTGGTGTGACGGCTTCAGCTTTGAGCGTTGATA encodes:
- a CDS encoding UDP-N-acetylmuramoyl-tripeptide--D-alanyl-D-alanine ligase, giving the protein MVLYPWQYLKKQLYFLQLENYDLKRFWKVLKHQDLESVEPFRQELVWTWKLRIVFSLSFILYLVFILFSSWNLYILTNITLLAGLLFLTLIYVLPALFVYLLILSVLLLTPFDQLAKYIIITKAKLKLKSFDKLTIIGITGSYGKTTLKEVLFTILSNNFNTVKTVDNKNTPLGIAAQIQKQITKNTRIFIVEMGAYYQGDIRAICKLTPPDIALLTGINEAHLERFGSLQKTIATKFELIETTNPEGMVILNADNQLVKDNYPGYIGKHSVQFYSFKNDPLATLIIKNRKFSDTKLEWSFELWQGKKKIGAFTTKLLGEYSLATISAAVLVALDLGIEPEAIAKSIAKLEPIPHRLQPIANPNGIVVIDDSYNGNSEGAAEAIKLLAKFAKRRKIYITPGLVETGEQAESVHFDIGAKLATTADLVILVKNSVTPFIAKGLEQHGFKKNQIIWFDSASQAHEGLGGILKKGDVVLFQNDWPDNYY
- a CDS encoding alpha/beta hydrolase, with the translated sequence MKNKQIIINNLLISYFEQNGFKKPVLVFLHGWRSNKENWLSLLKELKDYSTYVLDLPGFGASQTQGKTFSLDEYSKIVEQFIEKLKLQNVILVGHSFGGAIATKLVLKSKLISKLILIDSSGLRSKTAKKTVLKSVSKLAKPLFTLPFMKPLRTQIYEKLGWDDYLATPKLRQSYLAIIKEDLKPMLQLIKQPTLLIWGENDQDTPTTDANIFRKSISKSDLKIVKDAGHYSFLDQPQVVAQFIQNFID